The proteins below come from a single Leopardus geoffroyi isolate Oge1 chromosome D3, O.geoffroyi_Oge1_pat1.0, whole genome shotgun sequence genomic window:
- the SYT4 gene encoding synaptotagmin-4 isoform X3 — translation MAPITTSREEFDEIPTVVGIFSAFGLVFTVSLFAWICCQRKSSKSNKTPPYKFVHVLKGVDIYPENLSSKKKFGADDKNEVKNKPAVPKNSLHLDLEKRDLNGNFPKTNLKASSPSDLESVTPKLFSEGEKEAISPDSLKSSTSLTSEEKQEKLGTLFFSLEYNFEKKAFVVNIKEARGLPAMDEQSMTSDPYIKMTILPEKKHKVKTRVLRKTLDPAFDETFTFYGILYTQIQELALHFTILSFDRFSRDDIIGEVLIPLAGIELSDGKMLMNREIIKRNKSSGRGELLISLCYQSTTNTLTVVVLKARHLPKSDVSGLSDPYVKVNLYHAKKRISKKKTHVKKCTPNAVFNELFVFDIPCEGLEEISVEFLVLDSERGSRNEVIGRLVLGATAEGTGGEHWKEICDYPRRQIAKWHMLCDG, via the exons ATGAAATCCCCACAGTGGTGGGGATCTTCAGTGCATTTGGCCTGGTCTTCACAGTCTCTCTGTTTGCATGGATCTGCTGTCAGAGAAAATCATCCAAGTCTAACAAGACTCCTCCATATAAGTTTGTGCATGTACTAAAAGGAGTTGATATTTATCCTGAAAACCTAAGTAGCAAGAAGAAGTTTGGAGCAGATGacaaaaatgaagtaaagaaTAAGCCAGCTGTGCCAAAGAATTCATTACATCTCGACCTTGAGAAGAGAGATCTCAATGGCAATTTTCCCAAAACAAACCTCAAAGCTAGTAGCCCTTCTGATCTGGAGAGTGTGACCCCAAAGCTCTTttcagaaggggagaaagaagccATTTCCCCTGATAGCTTAAAGTCCAGCACTTCCCTTACTTCAGAAGAGAAACAGGAGAAGCTGGGAACCCTCTTCTTCTCCTTAGAGTACAACTTTGAGAAGAAAGCATTTGTGGTAAATATCAAGGAAGCCCGTGGCTTGCCAGCCATGGATGAGCAGTCGATGACCTCTGACCCATATATCAAAATGACGATCCTCCCAGAGAAGAAGCATAAAGTGAAAACCAGAGTTCTGAGAAAGACCTTGGACCCAGCTTTTGATGAGACCTTTACATTCTATGGGATCCTCTATACTCAGATCCAAGAGTTGGCCTTGCACTTCACAATCTTGAGTTTCGACAGGTTTTCAAGAGATGATATCATTGGAGAAGTCCTTATTCCTCTTGCAGGAATTGAATTATCTGATGGAAAAATGTTAATGAACAGAGAGATCATCAAGAGAAAT AAGTCTTCAGGACGGGGTGAGTTACTGATCTCTCTCTGCTATCAGTCCACTACAAATACTCTCACTGTGGTTGTTTTAAAAGCTCGACACCTGCCTAAATCTGATGTGTCTGGACTTTCAG ATCCCTACGTGAAAGTGAACCTGTACCATGCCAAAAAGAGAATCTCTAAAAAGAAGACTCATGTGAAGAAATGCACCCCTAATGCAGTGTTCAATGAACTGTTTGTCTTTGATATTCCTTGTGAGGGTCTTGAAGAGATAAGTGTTGAGTTTCTGGTTTTGGATTCTGAAAGGGGATCCAGAAATGAGGTGATAGGGCGGTTGGTCCTGGGAGCAACAGCAGAAGGAACCGGTGGAGAGCACTGGAAAGAGATCTGTGACTATCCCAGGAGACAAATTGCCAAGTGGCATATGCTCTGTGATGGGTAG
- the SYT4 gene encoding synaptotagmin-4 isoform X2, with product MAPITTSREEFDEIPTVVGIFSAFGLVFTVSLFAWICCQRKSSKSNKTPPYKFVHVLKGVDIYPENLSSKKKFGADDKNEVKNKPAVPKNSLHLDLEKRDLNGNFPKTNLKASSPSDLESVTPKLFSEGEKEAISPDSLKSSTSLTSEEKQEKLGTLFFSLEYNFEKKAFVVNIKEARGLPAMDEQSMTSDPYIKMTILPEKKHKVKTRVLRKTLDPAFDETFTFYGILYTQIQELALHFTILSFDRFSRDDIIGEVLIPLAGIELSDGKMLMNREIIKRNVRSSGRGELLISLCYQSTTNTLTVVVLKARHLPKSDVSGLSDPYVKVNLYHAKKRISKKKTHVKKCTPNAVFNELFVFDIPCEGLEEISVEFLVLDSERGSRNEVIGRLVLGATAEGTGGEHWKEICDYPRRQIAKWHMLCDG from the exons ATGAAATCCCCACAGTGGTGGGGATCTTCAGTGCATTTGGCCTGGTCTTCACAGTCTCTCTGTTTGCATGGATCTGCTGTCAGAGAAAATCATCCAAGTCTAACAAGACTCCTCCATATAAGTTTGTGCATGTACTAAAAGGAGTTGATATTTATCCTGAAAACCTAAGTAGCAAGAAGAAGTTTGGAGCAGATGacaaaaatgaagtaaagaaTAAGCCAGCTGTGCCAAAGAATTCATTACATCTCGACCTTGAGAAGAGAGATCTCAATGGCAATTTTCCCAAAACAAACCTCAAAGCTAGTAGCCCTTCTGATCTGGAGAGTGTGACCCCAAAGCTCTTttcagaaggggagaaagaagccATTTCCCCTGATAGCTTAAAGTCCAGCACTTCCCTTACTTCAGAAGAGAAACAGGAGAAGCTGGGAACCCTCTTCTTCTCCTTAGAGTACAACTTTGAGAAGAAAGCATTTGTGGTAAATATCAAGGAAGCCCGTGGCTTGCCAGCCATGGATGAGCAGTCGATGACCTCTGACCCATATATCAAAATGACGATCCTCCCAGAGAAGAAGCATAAAGTGAAAACCAGAGTTCTGAGAAAGACCTTGGACCCAGCTTTTGATGAGACCTTTACATTCTATGGGATCCTCTATACTCAGATCCAAGAGTTGGCCTTGCACTTCACAATCTTGAGTTTCGACAGGTTTTCAAGAGATGATATCATTGGAGAAGTCCTTATTCCTCTTGCAGGAATTGAATTATCTGATGGAAAAATGTTAATGAACAGAGAGATCATCAAGAGAAATGTTAGG TCTTCAGGACGGGGTGAGTTACTGATCTCTCTCTGCTATCAGTCCACTACAAATACTCTCACTGTGGTTGTTTTAAAAGCTCGACACCTGCCTAAATCTGATGTGTCTGGACTTTCAG ATCCCTACGTGAAAGTGAACCTGTACCATGCCAAAAAGAGAATCTCTAAAAAGAAGACTCATGTGAAGAAATGCACCCCTAATGCAGTGTTCAATGAACTGTTTGTCTTTGATATTCCTTGTGAGGGTCTTGAAGAGATAAGTGTTGAGTTTCTGGTTTTGGATTCTGAAAGGGGATCCAGAAATGAGGTGATAGGGCGGTTGGTCCTGGGAGCAACAGCAGAAGGAACCGGTGGAGAGCACTGGAAAGAGATCTGTGACTATCCCAGGAGACAAATTGCCAAGTGGCATATGCTCTGTGATGGGTAG
- the SYT4 gene encoding synaptotagmin-4 isoform X1 → MAPITTSREEFDEIPTVVGIFSAFGLVFTVSLFAWICCQRKSSKSNKTPPYKFVHVLKGVDIYPENLSSKKKFGADDKNEVKNKPAVPKNSLHLDLEKRDLNGNFPKTNLKASSPSDLESVTPKLFSEGEKEAISPDSLKSSTSLTSEEKQEKLGTLFFSLEYNFEKKAFVVNIKEARGLPAMDEQSMTSDPYIKMTILPEKKHKVKTRVLRKTLDPAFDETFTFYGILYTQIQELALHFTILSFDRFSRDDIIGEVLIPLAGIELSDGKMLMNREIIKRNVRKSSGRGELLISLCYQSTTNTLTVVVLKARHLPKSDVSGLSDPYVKVNLYHAKKRISKKKTHVKKCTPNAVFNELFVFDIPCEGLEEISVEFLVLDSERGSRNEVIGRLVLGATAEGTGGEHWKEICDYPRRQIAKWHMLCDG, encoded by the exons ATGAAATCCCCACAGTGGTGGGGATCTTCAGTGCATTTGGCCTGGTCTTCACAGTCTCTCTGTTTGCATGGATCTGCTGTCAGAGAAAATCATCCAAGTCTAACAAGACTCCTCCATATAAGTTTGTGCATGTACTAAAAGGAGTTGATATTTATCCTGAAAACCTAAGTAGCAAGAAGAAGTTTGGAGCAGATGacaaaaatgaagtaaagaaTAAGCCAGCTGTGCCAAAGAATTCATTACATCTCGACCTTGAGAAGAGAGATCTCAATGGCAATTTTCCCAAAACAAACCTCAAAGCTAGTAGCCCTTCTGATCTGGAGAGTGTGACCCCAAAGCTCTTttcagaaggggagaaagaagccATTTCCCCTGATAGCTTAAAGTCCAGCACTTCCCTTACTTCAGAAGAGAAACAGGAGAAGCTGGGAACCCTCTTCTTCTCCTTAGAGTACAACTTTGAGAAGAAAGCATTTGTGGTAAATATCAAGGAAGCCCGTGGCTTGCCAGCCATGGATGAGCAGTCGATGACCTCTGACCCATATATCAAAATGACGATCCTCCCAGAGAAGAAGCATAAAGTGAAAACCAGAGTTCTGAGAAAGACCTTGGACCCAGCTTTTGATGAGACCTTTACATTCTATGGGATCCTCTATACTCAGATCCAAGAGTTGGCCTTGCACTTCACAATCTTGAGTTTCGACAGGTTTTCAAGAGATGATATCATTGGAGAAGTCCTTATTCCTCTTGCAGGAATTGAATTATCTGATGGAAAAATGTTAATGAACAGAGAGATCATCAAGAGAAATGTTAGG AAGTCTTCAGGACGGGGTGAGTTACTGATCTCTCTCTGCTATCAGTCCACTACAAATACTCTCACTGTGGTTGTTTTAAAAGCTCGACACCTGCCTAAATCTGATGTGTCTGGACTTTCAG ATCCCTACGTGAAAGTGAACCTGTACCATGCCAAAAAGAGAATCTCTAAAAAGAAGACTCATGTGAAGAAATGCACCCCTAATGCAGTGTTCAATGAACTGTTTGTCTTTGATATTCCTTGTGAGGGTCTTGAAGAGATAAGTGTTGAGTTTCTGGTTTTGGATTCTGAAAGGGGATCCAGAAATGAGGTGATAGGGCGGTTGGTCCTGGGAGCAACAGCAGAAGGAACCGGTGGAGAGCACTGGAAAGAGATCTGTGACTATCCCAGGAGACAAATTGCCAAGTGGCATATGCTCTGTGATGGGTAG